From the Ilumatobacteraceae bacterium genome, the window GACCAGCGCCGCTTCGGGGGCGACGGCTGCCGCTCCGGTTCGACGACCGGGATCTCGAGTGTGTCCATCGGACGCGACGCTCAGGTCGGTTCGATGGTGAGGTCGTCGTCGGTCGCCCCGATGATCCCGTCGCCGTCGAAGTCTTCGTCGAAGCACTGTTCGATGCGTCCGAGCAGGCCGGCGGGCATCTCGTCGTTGCTGCACTTCCGCCGGATCGCCAGCTTCAGCTCCGCCTGGAAGTCGAACGCCTGGTGACAGTCGACGCAATCTCCGAGGTGCGCGTGGATGTGTCGGCGCACGTCGTCGGGCAGTTCGTCGTCGAGGAAAGCGTCGAGTTCTCGAATGGTTTCTCTGCAGTTCGCCATGTGTGACTCAGTCGTCGGAGTGTCGGTCGTCGAACGTCGTGGTCAGCCCACGAGCCTTCGCGTAGTCGTACAACGCGCGCTGCATCGCTTTTCTTCCCCGATGGAGCCGTGACATCACGGTACCGATCGGGATGTCGAGCATCTCGGCGATCTCCTTGTAGGCGAAGCCCTCGACATCGGCGAGCAGCACCGGGAGACGGAAGTTGTCGGGGAGGTCCTCGAGCGCCTGTTTCACCTCGTCGTCGGTGAACACATCGAGGAACTGCTCCTCGGCCGACATGCTCGCGGCGGCGGTCTCCATCGAACCGAGGCGGCGGTACAGGTACAGATCCTCGAGTTCGCCGAGGTCGCTCTCCTGCGGACGACGCTGTTTGGCCCGATACCGGTTGATGTAGGCATTCGTGAGGATCCGGAACAGCCAGGCCCGCAGATTGGTGCCCTCCTGGAACGTGTGGAAGCTCCGGAAGCCGCGCAGGTAGGCCTCTTGGACGAGGTCCTCGGCGTCGGCTCGGTTGCGGGTCATCCGGAGTG encodes:
- a CDS encoding zf-HC2 domain-containing protein, producing the protein MANCRETIRELDAFLDDELPDDVRRHIHAHLGDCVDCHQAFDFQAELKLAIRRKCSNDEMPAGLLGRIEQCFDEDFDGDGIIGATDDDLTIEPT
- a CDS encoding sigma-70 family RNA polymerase sigma factor; its protein translation is MADQQEFADQAMEYAPQLYSAALRMTRNRADAEDLVQEAYLRGFRSFHTFQEGTNLRAWLFRILTNAYINRYRAKQRRPQESDLGELEDLYLYRRLGSMETAAASMSAEEQFLDVFTDDEVKQALEDLPDNFRLPVLLADVEGFAYKEIAEMLDIPIGTVMSRLHRGRKAMQRALYDYAKARGLTTTFDDRHSDD